A stretch of Stegostoma tigrinum isolate sSteTig4 chromosome 23, sSteTig4.hap1, whole genome shotgun sequence DNA encodes these proteins:
- the rnps1 gene encoding RNA-binding protein with serine-rich domain 1, producing MAPSPTKRKEHTQEKSKDRTKEKSSIKDSSEKERGRDKTRKRRSASTGSSSTSSSSSSGSSSTSASSSGSSSSSASSRSGSSSSSRSSSSSTSSGSPSPSRRRHTNRRRTRSKSKSPKRDDKERKKRSPTPRPTKVHIGRLTKNVTKEHIMEIFSTYGKIKLIDMPLDRFHPHLSKGYAYVEFENPDDTEKALKHMDGGQIDGQEVTATAVLAPRPRPLPRRMTPPRRMPPPPPMWRRTPPRMRRRSRSPRRRSPVRRRSRSRSPGRRRHRSRSSSNSSR from the exons AT GGCTCCGTCGCCGACCAAGCGTAAAGAACACACTCAAGAGAAATCCAAAGACAGGACCAAGGAGAAATCCAGTATCAAGGACTCGAGTGAGAAAGAACGAGGTCGTGATAAAACCCGCAAAAGGAGAAGTGCTTCAACTGGGAGCAGCAGCACTAG TTCCAGCTCCAGTTCGGGATCCAGTTCCACCTCTGCCTCCAGCAGTGGATCGAGCTCATCCTCTGCATCTAGTCGCTCTGGAAGTTCTAGCAGTTCTCGTAGCTCCAGTTCCAGTACTTCCTCTGGATCTCCAAGCCCATCCCGGCGCAGGCACACCAACAGGAGGCGCACTCGTTCGAA ATCTAAATCACCAAAACGAGATgacaaggaaagaaagaaaagaagtcCAACTCCCAGGCCAACGAAAGTGCACATTGGCAGGTTGACAAAGAATGTGACCAAG GAGCACATCATGGAGATCTTCTCTACGTACGGGAAGATTAAACTGATTGATATGCCACTAGACCGCTTCCACCCACACCTGTCCAAAGGCtatgcctatgtggagtttgaaaACCCAGATGATACAGAAAAGGCTCTGAAGCATATGGATGGAG GTCAGATTGATGGCCAGGAAGTAACTGCGACTGCCGTGTTGGCTCCTCGGCCCAGACCTTTGCCTCGACGAATGACACCGCCACGTAGAATGCCGCCACCTCCTCCCATGTGGCGCCGAACTCCTCCACGAATGCGGAGAAG GTCCCGGTCACCCCGCAGACGGTCACCAGTCCGCAGACGGTCTCGGTCACGATCACCAGGACGCCGGCGTCACCGCAGCAGATCCAGCTCTAACTCCTCACGATAA